ATAGTTATTAAAAATAAGCAATGTATGCGTCCATACTTGATGGTTAGTGATATTTTTCCTTAGCCTATATTGACATATTAAGGTGAAGCCATTTAACTGGGCGTGAGCCGTGGGTGTTAACAACATATGGGTGAGTCTTAAAGCCAATGTGCACTTTTAGCGCGTCTCAGTTGAAAGaattgtgtattttaaatgaaatctgatgtgaGTCATTTGTATTCACTTAATTTCTTAAGAATTTCTATTTTATcgttgttcagttgcctgtaaattttattttatgtattaaatgacttttttcattatctaaattttaaaatattgttaaGTATCACTTCAATAGCACATTCATCTCGACCTGCGCCTAGAGCCTATTCTCTAGGATACATGCGTCTTTGTATGGCATACATCTCTGGTAACTATGATTCTTTTGTTTCTGGCAGAACACAACTCCATCTAAGCGTTCCGCTGCTAGACAGGCTACCGAGAGCCCTCCTTCCACTCAAAAGAAACGGAAGCAATTGTCAATGGACGATCATGTCAACTCGGTATTCTTTCACATCTATTTCGCTTCGGTTTCCTTCACTTTATAATTTGATGTGGGGCTAAATTATAGCTGATTCATATTTTGGCagggaaagaaaagaaaatgatgTCAGATTGCATTTTTTGGTGCATCATTGGGAGTCTCTTGCCTCCATCAAAATGGGAATGCAACTTGCTCCAATTTTACGTGCCAGTTTTGGCTTTATTCCTCCATTAGTTATACATGAGAGATCAACAAAAGATGTATGAATTTAGCTGATTAATGGTTAAGCAATCAGCATAATGTTTAGTATTACCGGTAATAGATAACATCCTGGTGCCAATGCTTGAGCAGAtgcaatattatttatttttgtacgaGTACATCATGAGTAATGAGTTCGAGTATTCCTATTTACTAAGAAATTATGTGGGAGAAATCTTTATTTTTGTCCCAAATGTGTTGAGACATGTTCTCCATTTAGTCACTAGCGCTCTAAAAAAATAGTCCGTTTTGTATAGTTTTTTGCCCAATTTAGTTTTATTCTCTGTTTTACTgatcttattatttatttattttttagtccATTGTACTTTCgaaaaatgaattaattttttttttatgtttttcatTTGAATGTCGTCCGGTTGTATTTATCGGGTTTTAAAGATTGTTCTTTACAGCTTAACTGCTAATTCACAACCTATAGTTATTGTCATAGATTCTTTAAACAACAATTAGCACAATCGTGTTTCGAATTCAACATTGACATCTTTTTACTCTATTCAATTTTgagataattcttcaatacatATTACCTTACCAAATTTTGAAGACATGGTCTCCAAGTATATgcaatttcgaaatttacattGGAGTGAGTTGTTGAATATAGAGTATTTTCTTGTATAGGTTTAGGGATGTatacgaaccaaaccgtttgtgagctattcgaagctcgattcgataaaagctcgtttaatgaggctcgttaagataaacaaaccaaactaaagctttacagtattcggctcgttagctcgtgaacatgttcgttggtaagttcatgagtaatcttttagatgaaaaaataatagttttgatatttgatttattgattttgcatattatttatgaaatatatagaaaaatctattaaatttatttattataataaatttacaaattttgataagaataatatatttttctttaaatatataatttattttttaattaatttaataaaaatttaaatgtataatacatatttattaagcttatttaagctcgataaaggcttgaataagctcatgagccatgcatatattcgttaaataaagctcgagctcggctcgattataaacgaaccaagctcaaacattcaagagttcggctcggctcgactcgattacatccctataTAGGCTTATAAAATACCTAAACTGCATTGAATTTAGTAGCTTCTATGTTGAGCAAAAGTTGTCttgcttaaaatattttcttataaattttattgatatcatatacttaaatttcaaaattcttgaatattttggactggatttttaaatttcatttatttattgaaaatttaatatcatttattatttaatattttcgaatttattatttttacaataatACCATAATTCgaaatacatttttatacatatctatatttaaataaataattatatgcCCAAAAATCGTGGTTCTCACATTCTAGTAATGAAATGTTTTTAATTGTATCTAGAAGTTGAGAATCACTTAAAAGAAGCACTTGCAAATACTACATTAGTCCACAGACTTACACTATTTTCAGTTTTAGTCTTATTTTACCAAAATGTTAACGTGATATCGAACACGTTAGCAATGTAATCTCTACATCAGCATATTTCGATGACATGCCATCATTTTCTGATATCATTTCAGAACTCTAATGAAAAATCACTAAAATCGAGATAAGTGTAAATTATTAGCTGACTAAGACCATAAATCAACCGACTACATGAACAAAAATTACAAGTATACAAGTTAAATTtcctaaaatataattttcttacTCCATTTGCGAAGTAAttgtaaaattatatatataataagacgATGTTGTCCGTTCTCTACTTTGACCGTGCCCTAATTACGCTCCATTTCATCAAGAAAACAAGAATGATCATATATATTCATAAAATGGATTATGTATATTACAAAATATATTGGATGTGCATTATTAAATATTGATCAGCTCACTATTATGTATTTGAAAGTGGCAATGATGTAATTGGAGTCTCAAGAATTAGGATGTACATGCAAGCATGTCTCCATTTCTTTAATCAATCAGGGAATAGATTAATAAACAAgttttcataaaattaaatataagaaAGAAAGAATTGGAATTcttcaaattaaaataatagttAAGGCATTTTTTGCAtgtcaacaaaaaaaaaaaaaatgccaCACTATATATTTTCTTGAGTACCTATATACAATATAACAAAACAAATATAAGATCGAAATCTCCTTTTTCAAGTACTAAACTTTTTATTTGGTATTTATCGCCGAGTCCTCTCTCTCAGTGACTATTTGAATCGGAATTTGGAAACATTAGCAATTTCTTCAATTTGTCTTCGTATCGGTTGTCGAAGTCGCATTATTACCACTTTCCTGAAACATCAACATGAACCTGATAAATTACGGCCACAAAACTAACATACTTTTAGTcaactttgatttaaaaaattatcgccgttttatgatttttattgaaCCGGGGGATTCGTTACAATCAGGTTTCAAACCGAAAAGATTATCAACAAGACAAACACACATTAAATTTTGCTGGATATGATAATAAAATCAGGTTTATGAGACAATTATGTACATCGTTTAGCCATTATCCACATGATTAGTTTGATCTACAATAAAGGTGGATCCAATGACATATATACAATGGGTCGCTTTTATGATTTTCATGTGGATCATGTATTAGACAAGTGACAATGTGAAAAATCAGATGTTACTCTTACTACATCATTCGATGAACATGACAATTTGCAATATCTTAAATGTAGGATCGATCGAATAGATCTCTCCACACATGTAATGTGTACGTATTTCAAGcaacatatttttatattagagTTTCAGGTGCGATTATTGTCATACATAGGAatagaattttaatttttgaaaaaaaaaaaatttagatgaGATTTGAAAATAACAGACACTAATTTTGGAACATTACCTTTTCTTCAACATGAGTCTTCTCTTCTCCCACAGAGGTAGTCACTTTGTTATCATTAATTGTATTCGTGATCACTTGGTTTCCTGCATCCTCCAATTTTAGCCCCTCCTCTGCAAACAAGAAAAAACAAACTAATTAAATTGATACAGTTCATCAAAGATTCAATACAAAAACAATGCAGCTTGATATTGTTATATAATTAAAACCCCATGCAACAAAATTATAAGATAAATCTTGCAGCACAAAAACTCCGATAAATTCTAATACAAAAACCATTTTCCGTTGCAGGATCGTTCATAGAAGCTATGGATTCTACTTCATGTTTTTTCGATGTCGGTGAGAAAAAATGGCGAGGAAAATGATCACATGAATTCAGTTTCTCTGCTTCTTCGCCACCTGCTCCATGGCCTTCTTTCGTCTTATCCGAAGAGGTCTTGGGATTCCCTTCTCCTCCTTCAGCAGATTCTCCATTTTCGATATTCTCCTGATTCGATAGGGTATTTTCCTTCTCCGTGGTTTCTGCTTCTTTTTTAATGAATACGGCACCTGGGATTTCATTTTCCTTGACATTTGCAGGTTCATTCGAGGCATTTTGGAGAGGAGGGGCGTTTTTGTTGGAATCTGATCTTTTGCTCATGCTTTTGGTAACAGCTGTGTTGGCTGTGGCAACAGCATGCTTCGATTCCCCACAACccattatatattattatttttatggttTGGACGTTTAAATGGAGAGGAAATAGCTTCTTGAATTCAATTTCCTTTCCTCGATTGGAGAAAGAGATTGAACACAGAGAATGAAAGGGAAAATGTTCCTCTCTTTTTCACATATTTTTGTTTGAGTTTTTATAGGGTAAAAATGAAGCGTTTTTTCCGTTGGTGTAGGGTTGAGAATGACATTCAGGCTTTGTTCGTGTATtcttgtttttattaaaactagGTAAAGACATATGCTGCGCACGTGAAAATACATTTCTATTATAAAAAATTGTTGTGAAAGAAATGATATCAGAAGAgattaatttacaaaaaaatatatattaatgatttcaTGCTATATTAGTCGATAGAGAATGAGTAATGCTACATGTGCAaccaaatttgtacaataattcttacaattcaaaaaaattaatacagaaatttcatttatcaaaaactcatgataaattaaatataaaatctcattagataataacaaaatctcacgatataattgttgtaaatatcgCAGTACGATATATTGGTTGTACGTTTAGCATTATCCGTAGGAAATTCAATGTAATATAATTTGTACTACATGTGTTATAAAATGAGTGCAAAagatatttgtttaaaaattttatgtgttaagcaaataaaaacaaataaatttgacATTTCTTATTATCAATCATAAGAGCGTCCGCATTGGTGGGTGTTATAACACCCACCACCTCATCAAAAATCGTGGGGTCCACATGCCACATACACATTACATTAACACATCTATTCttccacattcattttaacattcacactCATTATTTGTGGGTCCCGCTGTTCACTCATTTATCTTACtcttattttacattaaataaattcaatttcaaatttttcaggaaatttaaattattattattttatattaataataatttgtttttatatattcaatacgtaaaataatttaattttatgagtgtcatttacttaaaattaaaaatttattataaacctaaaataaaacggtacaacatataataataaataacacttgcataaaaataaaagaaaataaattaaatttaacagAAGATGCAAAATACTAATTCAAGGattgttgttgtattgtgaCCAAATATGTTCAACTAAGTCGGCACGAAGTTGGTGATGCACATGAGTGTCATGTATTTCGGAATTTGTTCGGAGATATTCATGAAATCCTCGGTTTGAGCCCTGGACGGGTTGTGCGGGTTCGTCACCTTCATCGTTGTACCAATTTGTCACGTGAACCCCCTCATCTTCGATAATCATGTTATGTAAAATAATGCATGctaacataatatattttaacTTTTTTCTGTACCAATAACGAGCTGGACCTCTGACAATTGCCCATCGAGCTTGGAGCACCCCAAATGCTCGTTCAACATCTTTTCTTGCAGACTCTTGTCTTTCCTTAAAAAGCCTCCTCTTTGGATCCTCCGGGCAAGGAAAAGCCTTAACAAAAGTGGCCCATTTCGGATATATTTCATCTGTTAAATAATACCCCTTCGTATATTGAGTCTCGTTTACCATGAAATTAATCTCTGGTGCATTTCCTTGCAAGACGTTATTGAATATGGGAGATTCGTACAACACGTTAAGATCATTACGTGAACCGGCGACACCAAAGAATGCATGCCATATCCACAAGTCTTGAGACGCGACCGCTTCAAGCACGATTGTCGGTGACCCATGGCCTCTTGTAAACTGGCCTTTCCAAGCAACTGGGCAATTTTTCCATTCCCAGTGCATGCAATCAAGACTGCCCAACATTCCAGGGAACCCGTGCCTTTCATCATGCATTTGAAGAAGACGTTGAACATCATCAGCATTTGGCCTTCTCAAATATCGATCACTAAATAGTTCAACCACATATCCGCAGAACTTGAAAAGACACTTGATGGCAGTTGATTCACCCATGCGTAGGTACTCGTCAAGATGGTCGGCCGGGACTCCATACGCCAATTGACGAATTGCAGCCGTGCATTTTTGTAGTGGTGACAAGCCTTTTCTTCTCGCAGCATCGTCCCTTTGCTGAAAATACGGTGAACGATCCTCAAGTGCATTCATTATTCGAAAGAATAACTCTCTTCGCATGCGAAATCGTCTTCGAAATATTTGATCTGGATACACCGGGTTTGTGGAGAAATAATCGTTGAAGAGCCTCGCATGCCcggcttcacgatttctttggaTGAACCTTCTTCTTCGCTGCATCACGTTATTACTTTGACATAATTCAACTATTTGTCGACTTTGTTGAAGTATCAATGACATTAGCTCTTTCCCCGGATCATAATCTTCGTCATCAACTTCAACTTGGACTTCGTTTTCACTTGTCGAGCTAGAGGTTGAACTACTGGAATATTGAGACATTTTGGAGTAAACAAATTCAAGTGTATCTGTTTGCCAAATTGTATGTTTGTAGAATAAAGAATTGTATAGTACAAGGTGTCTATTTATATTGAAATTTGCAACGGCTATATTCCAACGGCTACTTTGCAACGGCTATTTTGCAACGGTTATATTCACCAACGGATACTTTAAACCAATACATAAAATAAGTAACAacgtttagcgacggtttttgaaaatccgtcgcaattagcgacggtttcaaaaccgtcgctaaattggTTTCAAAACCAATTTCTTTGGgcattaaaataattcagaACACATGGACCCCGCGTGTCAgcaaatcggcgacggtttattTAAAgcagtcgctaatagcgacggttttttcaaaaaccgtcgctaagtatgcaatttttttttaaaaaataaactgacACACTCTCTCTCATGTGAAACGCCCACTCACATTGGAGAGTGGGTGCCCTAACTCATAAGGAGAAATATTGAgcaataatgaataatttttgtaaagatttatttataataattttaaaaatttaccttCAAAGATATGTAATTTCAGATTACATAAATCTATAATTGATTTACTTATATCCATCCTTTATAAAAATACATCTTCGTGAATGGCAAGATCATCAAATAAGTAATTGTTATAGTTTCTGATCTTTACAAAGACGAAAAATAGTTAAAATTAGTAAAACTGTATGTATTCAAtcatatattgttaaattttaataataaactaaggctttgaaaaatattagttggatttttttataaagaaaaatagatagaataaatactcacgaa
The Primulina tabacum isolate GXHZ01 chromosome 9, ASM2559414v2, whole genome shotgun sequence DNA segment above includes these coding regions:
- the LOC142504571 gene encoding uncharacterized protein LOC142504571 is translated as MGCGESKHAVATANTAVTKSMSKRSDSNKNAPPLQNASNEPANVKENEIPGAVFIKKEAETTEKENTLSNQENIENGESAEGGEGNPKTSSDKTKEGHGAGGEEAEKLNSCDHFPRHFFSPTSKKHEVESIASMNDPATENEEGLKLEDAGNQVITNTINDNKVTTSVGEEKTHVEEKESGNNATSTTDTKTN